Within the Terriglobales bacterium genome, the region TGTACAAGGGCCAGTACAACCCGCGGGCGATGGCGGAGTTCTTCGAGAAGCTGGAGAAAGAGGCAGGGCCGGGCGGACCGCAGTTCCTCAGCGACCACCCGAATCCCGGCAACCGGGTGGCGGCGGTGGACAAGGAGATCGCCAACTGGCCGGCGCAGCGCTGGTTAACGAGCTCGGCCAGCTTCAACAAAGCGCACCAGGACGCGCAGAGCGTCACCGCTTACAGCGCGCAGCAGATCGCCGATGGCGCCAAGAGCGGGCAGTGGGCGCGGCAGAACCAGGGCCAGGGCTCGGTGCCCGCCGGGGTTTCGACCACCACACCAGAAGCTACGGCGGCGCCCGCCGGCAATGCCAACATCGCCAGCGTGACCTACCAGCAGGTCAAGCCGAGCTCGACGATGAAGCCCATCCCCGGCAACCCGGTGTTCAGCATCAAGTATCCGAATAATTGGGAGGCGTTCCAGGACCAGAACGGCGGAATCACCATTGCGCCCGCGGCCGGACACTCGCAGGGCGCGGTAGCCTATGGCGTGGTGTTCGGTGGCGCGAAAGCGCAGGGAGGTTTGCAATCCGTTACCCAGCAGATCGTGCAGAGCCTGACCCAGGGCAACGCAGGCATGCGGCAGACCTCGGGGCTGGAACAGATCCGGGTGAACGGCGTGCCGGGCATGTCCGCCGACCTGAGCGGACCATCGCCGGTGCTGGACTCGCGCGGGCAGCCGCTGCCCGAGCACGACTGGCTGGTCACGCTGCAGCGCCCGGATGGCAGTGTGCTCTACGCAGTCTTCGTCGCGCCGGAACGGGACTACGCCCGGCTGGAACCGACCTTCGTCAACATGGTCAGGACCCTGCGCGTCCGGTAAGTCGTTGTCGGACATGGGCGCCGGCGCTCCGCCGGCGCTTTCATTTTGGCCAAAGTTTTCCGAACTTTCTTCCCGCCGCAACGTACTTGTAACCAGGCAGCGAGATACTGCTGCAGACGGCGACTAACCAAAGGGCACGGCGTCCGTCAAATACTTTGGAAGGAGGTTGCGATGAGCGGGAAATACAACAAGATCGCGGATAACCTCGGCGTGCGCCTGGCACTGAACATCGCCGGCTTCGCCCTGTGGCTGATGGCTGCGATGGCGCTCCTGCGCGCGTAAGCGCTCGTGACCTACTTCTCCATCGCCGCTGTCTCCGC harbors:
- a CDS encoding M48 family metallopeptidase, with product MARRSLLSRTLAVTLALSFLVAQSVAQSEPVLPDPGNPGISRDEQIQVGRKAMGEVYKQMPVLPDSSPVTQYVQQLGKRLEKVIPAQNSWPYEFHVVQQKEINAFALPGGPIFVNVGTITAAANEAELAGVMAHEMSHIYMQHSAKQMKQNVGPSILAGVGQILGQMIGGVGGTLASIGGQMVGGMWSMRYSRADEAQADAVGAVIMYKGQYNPRAMAEFFEKLEKEAGPGGPQFLSDHPNPGNRVAAVDKEIANWPAQRWLTSSASFNKAHQDAQSVTAYSAQQIADGAKSGQWARQNQGQGSVPAGVSTTTPEATAAPAGNANIASVTYQQVKPSSTMKPIPGNPVFSIKYPNNWEAFQDQNGGITIAPAAGHSQGAVAYGVVFGGAKAQGGLQSVTQQIVQSLTQGNAGMRQTSGLEQIRVNGVPGMSADLSGPSPVLDSRGQPLPEHDWLVTLQRPDGSVLYAVFVAPERDYARLEPTFVNMVRTLRVR